TCAGGAGCATTTCATTAAATGGCAAAACCTTCCTCTGCAAAAGAAATACGTTTTGATCTTATACACTTTGTGCAAAGTGTACAAATTATgcactatatataaatatatataatgtgaatgtacaaaatCTACTTTATACAAACAAGAACCCTCCCTGGAATTGTGCCGTAACACATGACATGAGATTGCTAACAAACAGATCTCCCATTAAGCTTAAGAATGcttaaaaaatatgtctttcaAGTATGGAACACGGCTACATTAACTGTATATTAACTCGCGCACAGCCTCCATGTATCCAGGTTACTGGTCTCCACCCTGGGTCTCGTTCCTCCAATCAGATGTCGGACCTGCCCTCCTGACGCAAAGCTTTCCCCAGTTCTCTCACATTTTGTGCAGGAGAATGCGGTGTTTGTATCCCATGGCCAGGCATATCCCAAGTGTTCTCTAACGGATTCTGCCCTGGATTCTAACGTTCATTCGCTTTTGCGATATCAGTTTGTCAGTAATCAAACAACACCAACCATACCAGTGTCATCGCAGAATttcaggtgtgtgtgtatgccaTATATACCCTACAAATGAGGTTAAAAATTCAATAACAGAGATGGAAGTCCAAGTATAAAAGATTCTTTGTCTTCGCACATTCCATTTAACGACAATCATTATGGATTCCATTCCCAAATTAGCAAAGGTCATTCATTTCTCACCTATTTGTGAAATCACGGTGTGTTTTTACGTAGGTCAATCCGACATCGTGTTCCTGGACATACTGGCGAACTAACTGGGGATGTTTAAGGTCAACCTCAAGCCAAAGGGACCTGTTGGACATTGAAACATGGAAGCACTTAGGCAACTAATATATAGGCAAAACCTTCATGAGGAAagcaatatgtacatatgttactTGTAAATTTCCACcgactgtgtatatatatatatatatatatatatatatgtatatatatattttcatacctCATGCACTATACAGTCCCAGTCAACGGGTTAAGCATTTACGCACCAGGTTATTCAGCGTACACCTGTGGCCGTGTATTCTGAACTATGCGTCATCAAGCGGTCTTACCCTGCAGACTTTAGAAGATCTGATGTGTTTTGAAGAATTTGCTTTATAAAGTGCATGCCGTCCTCTCCAGAAAACAGGGCACTGTGGTGTTCATATCTGAAACAAGGATCGCCAATAACTTGTAATGCATGGAGTTCAGGAAATATTTTctcatcattttatttatcaatACAGATAAAAAGAGATATTCATAAACAGATGCATTATGTCCCGTTTTCACACAGAACCCAGCGTTACCTAATCACTATATGTACTAATCATTTCAACACGCAATGTGAGTGACTTGCCAGATTCGTTAGACATCCTTTAACAAATGGGCATCAGCTCTTCCTCCTCATAGGATCGAAATTCACTCACACTGATATCTTTCACGCTCTTGCAAATCTCACACTGAATTGCAGACGTATGTATGCCTTCATGATAGCTTAACTGGAAGCTGTTTTTAACCATCGTCTCAGGTCTATATAGGAAGTCCAAATCTCGAAGCATAAAAAGGTGCCATAAAAAATTAGATCTGTTTGTGTACTTAATTTGACATcgctaaaatgtaaaaaattgacaaaatagGACACACAGATACACTATACGACTCATTTAAAATCAGAAAAGCGCAGTTGTATATATAATCGATTTGATTTAAGTGCCTCTTTCAGTGAAGGCCCTCATTTCCAGGTACAGACCTTCACCAAGGGCACAACAATGTAAGGCCTGGTCCTCACATAACGGGATGCCTAATAAAGGATACGAATGACACTATTAACGACCTAAATGCGGGGGATACCTTGTTATTTCCGGTTCTAAATCACCCACAATGCCACTTGGAATATATGGCGGGTTGCTGACAATCACATCGAATTTGCCAAAGGATTCCGTCAATTTGGTCCAATCTACATACAGAAATTGGGGAATTGGTAACTGTCCAGTACGGGCAATCAGCCCACACTGACAGGGGAATCGTACTGTTATGAATCAGACAAGTCCAGGACTATTCCATTCCTAGCAAAACGCTTTAACAGTACCGGTTAGACTACGAAGATAGGCTGTCAAACATGGTGATAACGGCACAATATGTATAAACAACCATTAAACAAATTCCTCGATGgcatatgttaaatttaaatagTTAGAATCTGGAAATTGTCTGTGctatgctagaatgtattctgttattgcaggaGATTGCTCCGTCAATgcagcaggttattctgttaaatacagcaCACAATGTTAACTGTATTATAATCCTACATGAAAACTGTATTACAGAAACAGGCGATTATGACGAATACGACACGGTATTATGTTATGATATATACGCTACGCAAGATTATAAAATTGAAAGATTGTTTATTATGTTGTGTATATGATACCATAAACTTGACATAAAATAGCAAAGTGTTTGTGTATACCGTAGATGTCGTTGCTAAGAGTCGCATGGAGAACAGTGAGTCTGTTGTTTACGCCAATCAGCTCGGCGTTTTCTGCCGTCAAAATGCAGGCGGCCGGGAGTGTATCCACACCAACGCCCCTGGGGAAGACACAAAGACGATTGTTGGTTTCTGGCTTCCGGACAGAGGTCAAATACAGCGCGTAATTTGATGACCACGTGTTGGAGACTGAGAGGAACAATAATATGCCCAGAAAAACATGAACTAATGCACAAGTGTTATTAATTAATACTGCGGGAAATGAAACATGATTAAACAATGCTGATCTTGCTTAAATCCATAGAAGAAGAGTACAAGCGTGCTTGTCAAACCTGGCCTCGGGAAAAAGATCGAGCAAGGCAATCACAATGGCGCCAGTTCCTGTGCCAATATCCAAGAACTGTAACGTTGTGTAGTTTGCGCCCACGTGTTTGATACCCTCACGGACCAGAGTGACAAGTTCCTGGGGACACGAAGAGAATTCAGTCTGATACAGAAACGAAATTCCCCAAACCAAGTCAAGGGATCATTTATTTGGAGATGAAAATGGTTTAACAGTTAATACATTGTTACGAAACTCTTCTTCTGTGACAATTTAATTTGAAACTTGAGAGGGGCTGGGAATTAATTTGACTCGTATAGATTCAATAAGAGTTAAGCTTATTTTTTGGGGGACATGTTTCATTTTCCTGCCATTTTATGGTTCCCATCCGAGAGTTACAAATTGTAATGCTTATCAGGTGACCGTTGAAACGAGGGTGAACCACATCCGCTATTCATTCCTTCCTCATAAATCCCACATTTGGGCTGTATAATTCAGTTATGAAAATTATTCAAGTATTCAAAACACTGAAGACCTAATAGACGCTTGGCATAATTAGTTTGAACCCTCTTGCCGGCTGGACCATTTAGACATAAACCTCAGAGAAGGCGTCGTACAAATCGGATTCACCAAGGATCACAGTATACACTGGCGTTTCTAAGTGTCTATTATCTAATTATGCTCATCCCTTTTTATGAGCAACGAAGGACGGCGGTCTCGCGACAATTGGTTTAGCATCGGTCGATGAAGTTAGTGGAGAAGAATAAATTGCCTTAAACAATCAATTTTCTGCCTCATACATTCAAATATAGATGATAACATTTTCTTCTACACATAacttaattaatacatttttcaCTAATAATTCAGCGTCTTACTGATCCTATCGCAAATATCTGGACGCAATGctcaaatatacaaaatctttGATCCAGATATCAGTGTAAATTTTAAATGCGGTCATTAACGTGATGGTGCAGTTATACATCTTAACTTAATACATAAATGCGAATATAGTATACGAGAGACCGTACACCAACCTCACCTCCAACGTTCGATAAGGGAATTTAAGACTGCTATGTAAttacactgtgcatgtaatatttcactGCATCCTTCTCCATGGGACAATTTGGTCAAGTAGTCAGCCATCTGAAAgctttctgtattttgtcatgtatatgttctATAGCTCGCAAGGCAATATTGATAATTTAGCGATGATTACGTGCATATGTTACATATTCAAAACACATTCAGTTGTATATAGCTAAGCGTGcgttttcatttaaatgtcaCTATGTTTAATCAGCTCTTGGGTTTTGGAAATGAATTCTCTTTCTGTTCAGTATGGCACACATACATTTTCATACGCCGGGAAAAAAGGATTTGCATCTTTGAATTTTAATAGCTTGGCCTACATGTCTACAGATGAACATGTTTTCTGGAAGAGTTTTCCTGCAATCGGCAGTTATAGCTCGGTACCCTGTCGTCCGTTTTTTCTATCCATCTGGGTTTTGCATCCGATGATTATAGGCAGTACCGACATATACTGGAATAACTCTTAGTGATGCATGTTTTGGCCCATATATACTTACCTCTGTCTCTGGTCTCGGAATAAATACTGGTGGCTTCATTTTCAGTGTGAGTGACAGAAAATCCCATTCTCCAATAAGGTATTGCACGGGCAATCTATATGCCCATGagacaaacacaaaataatagATCGACCAATGATATACCTAAATTTAAAATGATGTATAGTCAGTTATATTACTTTGACATTTTATTACTGTTTCAATCGCATTATATATAACCACGCGATCAAGTCACGTGGAATGTCCAATCTGAACACGGGGATGTCCTGACGAAGGTATAAGTACCAAATACGGTTAGCGGGCTTTCATCTGTAGTATAATGGTAAAGCGATGGCGATAAATGGTGCATGATAAAAGGTAGGTCATCGCAATGATTCTCTGTGTTCAGGTTGGTGTAAAGtcaaccagacagagcccagtggaaaggTATCACAATTCCTCGGTGCCTGATAATCTCAGGCCCACTATTGAAGATATAGCGGTCTCAAGGATAACTTACGGACTTACTATCCTAAGTTTGTATGATGAAACAAACCAGCATTCTGGAAGTATTGCACATGGGCTTTCAGAATAATACCTATGTTAAAATCTGGAACTGaacaaatataataattttcGTGTGAAGTATGTAACTTGTCTCAGTGAAGCCATgtgtaccaagtttcaattcagaatatatatatatattaaaaaaacgtTTTGAAAAAAGCTCTGAAAATAAGAAGAATAagagaaaacaagaaagaaaagtCCTAAACTGTCGAAGTCCTACacaaccattttgaaaaaataaaaacacacacaaaaaaaagaattcaataCGAATAAGCATAGggttttgataaaaaaaaaatgttggaaaaCTGGTTCGTGACAGACTGACGAACTAACGGGGAGAACTGACAGACGAGGTGTAAATTTACTATATAGGGCCATTATATTAATAGTTATCAGTTTACCATTACTATAGTGTTAATAAATACTTCTTTTTACTAAATATGCTGTACTTCTCCATTCATCGATTCATGTATCGTTTTTTAAACAATGTACAGTATTATCTACACAGTATGTATAAAGCTACGTGTTCTTTCTAATTTGTTATCTAAAGATAAATTTTTTTACCTTGTCAATCTGTTCGTGCACAGTTCATCAACACGCGTCACTTGTTCTTCAGACAACACTTGAGTTGGTGAAACTTCATTGAGCTGTGGCGACAAAAAGACTTTTGTAACACAAGTCCCACACTTTTTACCCTGCAATATCAACTTTCATTGTcaacaaattaaagaaaaagaagtCAAGAAATGTTCCTGAACCATTAACCAAGCGGATTATTTTTAAAACGCATGCGACTTAACATCGTGTTACTCGCCAAAGTTTTCTCCTTCCTTAATATTGCTGTGAGTTTTCTTTCCATATAGTCCACGTTGCTGCGTGATTGTGAATCGCAAGCAGCTGTGAGTCAacatgggttatctcccttatctGTCTATTAAGTCGCgttagtacatgtaaaataccatTTATCAAAGCTTACAAGCATATATAGCGCACTAAGACAGACATGACAAAGCGTTGACTGATTAAATAGTATTCGAAAACGCTATTGTAATTTACGTACAGTTTTTCTTCCAAGGGCATGAGCTGTCAAAAGCTCAACTGAACATGTGGGCTCAGGAATACTACATTTCAGGAAACGACCTTGCCATTTAGAAATCAGCTCTTCTACAGTGATATTTGCATAGCCACTACATGTGTTTGAAATACAGCGTGCTTGTTTACACAAGTTAACTTTATATAAAAACGCATTAACACATCTCATGCTGCATGGACTCGCCACACAATACATCgcatttgaagacaaaaaaggACAAATCTTACGTGTAAAAAATTGGGTACCGCTTTAAGGAGCACATGTATAATGTTAGAAAGAAagttagaaaaacaaaaaactgagcTCTGTCtgcaatgtaaaatataaaaataaaacttgaaatcaaaaaaaattaattaactcTTGCAGGTCGTAATTTCAAAATAATCGGGGGCTCAGGAGGCTGCACGAGAAAGCCTAGAGTGATTTCCCTTGCGCGATGTAATTTTTCTGCGTCAGAGTCCGATTTGTCATTCAGCAGAAGCGACAGAAACAGGTTTGTTGCTGTAAAAATCAAATATGCCACTTCCTGCAGCCCTGCAAGCTCGATTAGAAAAAAGGGGAATAGTAAAGCGACAGGAgtctaaaagaccaggtaagaAAGACGatgactgacaaaaaaaaaacgataaatTTGTATAAGACGCAATGTTATTCACATCTTGCAGCGAAACGAAAACTGATCACCGAATGCTACCAGGCACAGCAGACGAACAATACAGTTTTGTGCCTGTGAAACGAATTTATGAACTCTTTAAATATGCACGTGTAAATAttcatttcacattattttttgtcattACGCTAGGAAAGATTTAATGTGCGCGTGAAAatgcggtaaatgtggcttaccatcCATTCAACATATTAGAAGCAGTGTTTCCCCGTGACTCTCCCAATAGTTTTGTTGTTCAGCacagagagttacattccgcaactataTTAATTCAAGTTCAGCCTATTCATTGATTTCAAGTTTCCTAAATGGCCACTGTCTGTGTGGAATTATGCTTGAAACTTGGTTAACTTGGTTCCCGGGACTTGCAACTGTAAAAAGTAAGAATCTGTGGCCCAGGGACTTGGATGGTTGAGCAGCCATTTTTGTGTAATTCAAGGGAGTTGAGAAGTTGAACTTCCTGAGAATGATCGACAGCTCAGGATTTTAACATTCTGGAAGTCCAGGAcactaagcattgtaaagaagTAACCGGACAggtcacatacatacacagctACACAGATTTCTTTTCTAttggaaataaatgaacatcaGTCCGAAACTCATTTTAATGgaatgttacaaaatgtaccATTTCTGTAGGGCGGCCTGAAAGCTAGAGATCATGTGATTTCCTTAGTAACGGACAGTGTAAGTGAAAAGAATCATACCCCCAATGTTATAACATGGGAAAACAGCAATAGTGAATCATAGAAATCATGACATTTCTGTGCTTTGTACAACCAGGGCTTACCAAGTGGCAACATGCGTCTTTTTCCCTTTGCTTCAGCATGGGGTGGTAATTTTGTTTTCGGCTTCGCTAGGGGGATCACATTGTCTCCAACTTCTTGGCTGTCTTACAAAATAAGAACTCGCTTTCTGTCATGCTGAAGGAATAGGAGAGAGTAGCTCCAAGCCATAACGTATGGAATGGTGAGTCTAAGCCTTCACAATGCTGTTTGTTTAAATCCTCAGGTATTGGATATGGAAATTTCCAAAGCAATCCAATTGAGGAGGTGGAGGAAGTTTTTGCTGAGGATTATGACGATCTGTCCCACCCAAATCATCAGGAAGCCGAGGTTCCCCAGATCGTGGCCAGTGTGCCTACCACCACTGAACCAGAGGGGGAAGAACCAGAAGAGGAAGAAGTTCTGGCTTGTCCAAACAAATGGAACCCACATCATCAGTGTGTTGACTACTGCAGACAGAGGTGGGGAGTACGCACTTTCCAACCAGATTCAAACATGCTGCGGCGACGGGACAGGATGCTTAGGAAATACCCGCTGCCTGACAACTGGCAGGAGGTAGCTGACCCAGAAACGTATGTATTGCCAGCAGTAGAGGATGGAGTGGTGGATTTGTCATGCTTCTTACACAATAGGAACTTTAATTTCAAGTCTTCATTTGAAGTATAGAGTagcttttattttgtgttttccttgcattattattattactgataaatatttgatttgacaacagtttccattttttttttttaggaacaGGTACTATTACTGGAATAGAATAACAGATGAAGTGTCCTGGCTATCTCCTATCCATCCCAAGGCTCAGATAACAGTGGCAGCAAAAGCACTGCAGGGTGGGTGAACAATGTGCACTTGAATTAGTAGAATAGATATAGCACACCCATAATTTAATGACTTtgcaatatgtgtacatataataataACACTAAGGGTTTGGTATCtgttgtgaagtgttttcatgACGAGCTTTGGATTGTCATATTGGAGCACCTCtgctgtacaggtacatacctAACATGCAAAAAAGTACCATATTGCACAATACTATGCATTGATTAGATAAGCCGATAAAATAACTTCATAGGTTGGAGTGAAAAGTTCTTAAGTTTTGAACTTGCTTTTGGTAAACAGTGTTGTATGAGGATTTGTATTGAAATGctttttcttattatttctttaatttagaTCTTCTTAGAGCAAAAGTGAGTATCAAGATGCCAGAGGTGGAGAAAATGGATATGCAAGAAAAAGAAGTGAGTGATGTTTTAtcagtattttattattcttCAAGTCATGTATAATAGCTGTTGTGATTAAATCTTCGAAGAAATCTATTGCCCTTGTAAGCAGAGCAGACTAGATTAAGCACTGATGTACtgttttcaaatgaaatttCTGCTTTCTCTCCTACAGTTTTATGGTGCCTGACATCTTTCATATGTACAGGGCATTACTCGTGCCGCAGCTATTCAGCTGTTGATCAACGAGATATACCAGTTTATATCTAGAAATGTGGGttagccagaaatgtgaaagactCTAGAGTAAACAGCCCATTTTCAGGCTATTTTGgcaatgtttaaaaattttgtgTACCTTTCCAATAGTAATGCTGCTGAAAAGAAATGAGTCCAAATagcatttattttctgtttcaccTGTCCACATGGATGCATAGACAGATTAGCTGGCTAGCGCATGATGTCAGAATTTACATCAACTTTGGGGTAAGGTTTGGTTGTTCTTCCTAGCAAGGCTGAATCACCTTCAACAATTGCAGTTGCCTCATGGATGAATCGGTGTTGATACTAGTGAGTACTTTCATAGTATACCAATAACTAATATACTTCCGGAAAGACAATTATCAATTATCTTGACTTTCTATCAGGCTAACAAGGATACTGATGAAGAAATGGACTTTGAACGCATGGAAGAAGATTTACGAGAGGAAAAAGACAGACGGAAAAAAGACAGGAGAGGTGagcaaaaatattcatttaaataaattgataaaaaattCACAGACAGTTCATACTGTCTGTGATGTTCTGTTTTGCTGTGAGAACAATCATGAAGTgaacaaatacacaaaaaattgaATACTTGTGctttcaatttcctcttttgaAGAATACAATAAGCATTATATAATTCTGTTATCATAAGTTGCCACAATCTTGTGCAGAATTGTTGGTCTCATTAGCATGGATTGTACCAAAAGTAGTCAGTATTGTGTTCATTATTTGAAATTGCGAAGGTTGTGATCGAGAAAACAGCATCAAATATTGTTCATATTCTGATACTCatttaattgtttaaaaattttataaGGTCGCAGAAGAAAAGAAGAAGAACTTGACCCAATGGATCCTGCAGCTTACTCAGATGTACCCAGGTAGGTTGTGTAGAAGCCTTGACATTTCTGTATGCGCTCTTATCCATGCATTGGCACAGTGATATAAACTGTATCCTATCTCTATTCAGACTGTTGGCTACAATGccagtggtgagaggcttctaagCCTAAACATTGTAACAGCTCAGTCGTGCAGGCCACactatacatgtgaatgtattaAAAAGAAGTTAACAAATATTCATCCGAAGAAAGTTGATTTTGAGGATGAGGCATGGTTTTGTCTCAATAATTTTTCTCAACAGAAGCACATGTGGAGTTCGGCTCAGTTTTAAAGAAGTGTATCAATAAATCCGCCAATATTGTTATTGTGTTTGGTGTTATGTTTTTGGTGTTATGTTTTTGGTAAATGTTTCTGGTAAATTTGCATCTTGTCTCTGCTGGCATATTGTAGGGTCAAATGGTATGATTGTGATAAACGTTTCTGTCGTCCTTCTCTTGCAGAGGCAACTGGTCAACAGGATTAGAGCGTAGAGGGGAGGCCAAAACGGGAGCTGATGTCACTGCCTCAGGACCACTCTTTCAGCAAAGACCATACCCTAGTCCAGGAGACATTCTCAGGGCAAACAGAAAATCTAACCCAGAATAGTCTGCCATAAAGCTGGTGTATCTGAGCTTTGTGCTGTAAGGGATCATTTTGAACCCAGCCAAGACATTACAGTTTTGAAGGAGGATGTGAGGATGACAGGTGTGGTGTCAAATTCTGAAATGGGCTGTAATCGGAAACAAAACTATTTCCATTTATTGTCTTTCTGGCTGACCTCATGTTGTAGAGAATGCAGTTGTGATACCACATCATGCATGAATATAAGAGACATTGTGAATTCCCATGACAGAGTTTGCCTTTTAGGGGAACACTGAAGTTTGCTTGAAAAAAGTACAAGATCAGCAAAGCtttatcatttttcattgtTGTCTTATATGATTAGCTTACTATATAAATCTCATGAATGTAAATTAAT
Above is a window of Liolophura sinensis isolate JHLJ2023 chromosome 7, CUHK_Ljap_v2, whole genome shotgun sequence DNA encoding:
- the LOC135470091 gene encoding MTRF1L release factor glutamine methyltransferase-like isoform X2; protein product: MRCVNAFLYKVNLCKQARCISNTCSGYANITVEELISKWQGRFLKCSIPEPTCSVELLTAHALGRKTLNEVSPTQVLSEEQVTRVDELCTNRLTRLPVQYLIGEWDFLSLTLKMKPPVFIPRPETEELVTLVREGIKHVGANYTTLQFLDIGTGTGAIVIALLDLFPEARGVGVDTLPAACILTAENAELIGVNNRLTVLHATLSNDIYDWTKLTESFGKFDVIVSNPPYIPSGIVGDLEPEITRYEHHSALFSGEDGMHFIKQILQNTSDLLKSAGSLWLEVDLKHPQLVRQYVQEHDVGLTYVKTHRDFTNRVYMAYTHT
- the LOC135470091 gene encoding MTRF1L release factor glutamine methyltransferase-like isoform X1, yielding MRCVNAFLYKVNLCKQARCISNTCSGYANITVEELISKWQGRFLKCSIPEPTCSVELLTAHALGRKTLNEVSPTQVLSEEQVTRVDELCTNRLTRLPVQYLIGEWDFLSLTLKMKPPVFIPRPETEELVTLVREGIKHVGANYTTLQFLDIGTGTGAIVIALLDLFPEARGVGVDTLPAACILTAENAELIGVNNRLTVLHATLSNDIYDWTKLTESFGKFDVIVSNPPYIPSGIVGDLEPEITRYEHHSALFSGEDGMHFIKQILQNTSDLLKSAGSLWLEVDLKHPQLVRQYVQEHDVGLTYVKTHRDFTNRGRFCHLMKCS
- the LOC135471259 gene encoding polyglutamine-binding protein 1-like, with translation MPLPAALQARLEKRGIVKRQESKRPGIGYGNFQSNPIEEVEEVFAEDYDDLSHPNHQEAEVPQIVASVPTTTEPEGEEPEEEEVLACPNKWNPHHQCVDYCRQRWGVRTFQPDSNMLRRRDRMLRKYPLPDNWQEVADPETNRYYYWNRITDEVSWLSPIHPKAQITVAAKALQDLLRAKVSIKMPEVEKMDMQEKEANKDTDEEMDFERMEEDLREEKDRRKKDRRGRRRKEEELDPMDPAAYSDVPRGNWSTGLERRGEAKTGADVTASGPLFQQRPYPSPGDILRANRKSNPE